The DNA region AGCCGTGCAGCACCACCTGGCCGGTCTGCAGAACGTAGCCATAATTGGCGATCGACAGCGCCATGTTGGCGTTCTGCTCGACCATGAAGATGCTGGTGCCCTGGCGGTTGATGACCTGGATGATGTCGAACACCTGCTCGACGAAGGCAGGCGACAGCCCCATCGACGGCTCGTCCATGCACAACAGCTTCGGACGCGCCATCAGCGCGCGGCCGATCGCGACCATCTGCTGCTCGCCGCCCGACAGCGTGCCGGCCTGCTGCTTGAGGCGCTCCTTGATGCGCGGGAACAGGTCGAAGACGCGTTCCTTGTCGGCCTCGATCTCGGCGACGTCGTCGCGGGTGAAGGCGCCCATTTCCAGGTTCTCGAGCACGGTCATGCGCGGAAACAGCCGGCGCGCCTCCGGCACCGGCGCGATACCGCGCTTCACCCGC from Bradyrhizobium genosp. L includes:
- a CDS encoding ABC transporter ATP-binding protein, coding for MPISDEQPTPSQRPPPLLEFKDVNTYYGELHVLKDVDYRVGEGEIVCLLGGNACGKSTTMKTILGIVTPKSGTISYAGSRINDLPTAQRVKRGIAPVPEARRLFPRMTVLENLEMGAFTRDDVAEIEADKERVFDLFPRIKERLKQQAGTLSGGEQQMVAIGRALMARPKLLCMDEPSMGLSPAFVEQVFDIIQVINRQGTSIFMVEQNANMALSIANYGYVLQTGQVVLHGSARSLRDNEMVQQAYLGEMKTRPAAADAAG